Proteins encoded within one genomic window of Conchiformibius steedae:
- the ispG gene encoding flavodoxin-dependent (E)-4-hydroxy-3-methylbut-2-enyl-diphosphate synthase — MQYTRRRTRQVQIDHVTVGSDAPVVVQSMTNTDTADAAATAQQVKELSDAGSELVRITVNSPEAAAQVAKIRRRLDDMGCNTPLVGDFHFNGERLLAEFPDCAKALSKYRINPGNVGKGAKGDEKFAYMIRTAAEHGKAVRIGVNWGSLDQSLAKRMMDANLASANPKSPEAVMKEALIVSALESAQKAVDLGLPEDKIILSCKVSAVQDLIEVYRDLGARCDYPLHLGLTEAGMGSKGIVASTAALSVLLQQGIGDTIRISLTPEPGSPRTQEVVVAQEILQTMGLRSFTPMVTACPGCGRTTSTVFQELARDIQQYLREQMAVWRIQYPGVESLNVAVMGCVVNGPGESKLADIGISLPGTGETPVAPVYVDGERKVTLKGNNMAAEFLAIVQQYVEENYGEGGKKRASNRVIPIHAT, encoded by the coding sequence GTAACCGTTGGTTCGGACGCACCCGTGGTCGTCCAGTCCATGACCAACACCGACACCGCCGATGCCGCCGCCACCGCGCAGCAGGTTAAAGAATTAAGCGATGCCGGTTCGGAACTGGTACGCATTACCGTAAACAGCCCCGAAGCCGCGGCACAAGTGGCGAAAATCCGCCGCCGTTTGGACGATATGGGCTGCAATACGCCCTTGGTCGGCGATTTTCATTTTAACGGCGAACGCCTGCTGGCAGAGTTTCCCGACTGCGCCAAAGCCTTGTCCAAATACCGCATCAATCCGGGCAATGTCGGCAAGGGCGCGAAAGGCGATGAAAAATTTGCCTATATGATTCGCACCGCAGCCGAACACGGTAAAGCCGTCCGCATCGGTGTCAACTGGGGCTCACTTGACCAAAGCCTTGCCAAACGCATGATGGACGCGAACTTGGCTTCCGCCAATCCCAAAAGCCCCGAAGCAGTGATGAAAGAAGCCCTGATTGTGTCCGCTTTGGAATCGGCACAAAAAGCGGTGGATTTGGGGCTGCCTGAAGACAAAATTATTTTGTCTTGCAAAGTCAGCGCAGTACAGGATTTGATTGAAGTGTACCGCGATTTGGGCGCACGTTGCGATTATCCGCTGCATTTGGGTTTGACTGAAGCGGGCATGGGCAGCAAGGGCATTGTTGCTTCCACCGCCGCGCTGTCGGTGCTGCTGCAACAAGGCATCGGCGACACCATCCGCATTTCGCTCACGCCCGAACCGGGCAGTCCGCGCACACAGGAAGTCGTTGTTGCCCAAGAAATTTTACAAACCATGGGCTTGCGCTCGTTTACGCCAATGGTCACTGCCTGCCCTGGTTGCGGGCGCACCACCAGCACCGTGTTTCAGGAATTGGCGCGGGATATTCAGCAGTATTTGCGCGAGCAGATGGCAGTTTGGCGCATTCAGTATCCGGGCGTGGAAAGCCTGAATGTGGCGGTAATGGGCTGTGTGGTCAACGGTCCGGGCGAAAGCAAACTTGCCGACATCGGCATCAGCCTGCCGGGGACGGGCGAAACCCCTGTTGCCCCCGTGTATGTGGACGGCGAGCGCAAAGTTACGCTGAAAGGCAACAATATGGCGGCGGAATTTTTAGCCATTGTGCAGCAGTATGTTGAAGAAAACTACGGCGAAGGCGGTAAAAAACGTGCCTCAAACCGCGTGATTCCCATACACGCCACCTAA